One Nitrospira sp. DNA segment encodes these proteins:
- a CDS encoding IS630 family transposase yields the protein MRERFFRRGKRPVHIDECGFASSTARRYGYAPKGHRVDGLVSGQRRPRTSLIAARMDGRFEEPLLFEGTCDTVVFNTWLKTRLCPRLNAQHLVIMDNAAFHTSSETAALIEATGATLLFLPPYSPDFNPIEQDFAALKKRREYHETATLDQIVKAYS from the coding sequence CTGCGCGAGCGGTTCTTTCGCCGTGGCAAACGACCCGTCCATATCGATGAATGCGGGTTTGCGTCGTCGACGGCGCGGCGGTATGGGTACGCACCGAAGGGTCACCGCGTGGACGGCCTGGTCTCCGGGCAGCGCCGGCCACGGACCTCGCTGATTGCGGCCCGTATGGATGGGCGATTCGAAGAACCACTGCTGTTTGAGGGGACGTGCGATACGGTGGTCTTCAACACCTGGCTCAAGACGAGGCTGTGCCCGCGTCTCAATGCCCAGCACCTCGTGATCATGGACAACGCGGCCTTTCACACATCGTCGGAGACGGCGGCGCTCATCGAGGCCACCGGCGCCACGCTGCTGTTCCTGCCGCCGTACTCTCCCGACTTTAACCCGATCGAACAGGACTTCGCTGCCCTCAAGAAACGCAGGGAATACCATGAAACCGCTACCCTCGATCAGATCGTGAAGGCCTATTCATAA
- a CDS encoding IS630 transposase-related protein translates to MRCSSDLRQRVVDFVRSGGSKAEAARRFKVGEASVYRWLKPGGLAYKRPGPQRPHKLDWDALRRHVEVHPDRTQAERARHFQVSRHCIWNALHKLALTHKKKDRVPGARSAATETIPAPARAVLSPWQTTRPYR, encoded by the coding sequence ATGAGATGCTCATCAGATTTGCGCCAACGGGTCGTGGATTTTGTCCGGAGTGGTGGCAGCAAGGCCGAGGCGGCTCGGCGATTCAAGGTGGGCGAGGCCAGCGTCTACCGCTGGCTCAAGCCCGGCGGCCTAGCATACAAGCGTCCCGGCCCACAACGACCCCACAAACTGGATTGGGACGCCTTGCGTCGTCATGTGGAAGTCCATCCCGATCGGACACAAGCGGAGCGAGCACGGCATTTCCAGGTGTCCCGGCATTGCATCTGGAACGCACTCCACAAACTGGCGTTGACCCATAAAAAAAAGGATCGGGTACCAGGAGCGCGATCCGCAGCAACGGAAACAATTCCTGCGCCTGCGCGAGCGGTTCTTTCGCCGTGGCAAACGACCCGTCCATATCGATGA